Proteins from a genomic interval of Equus quagga isolate Etosha38 chromosome 13, UCLA_HA_Equagga_1.0, whole genome shotgun sequence:
- the TCHHL1 gene encoding trichohyalin-like protein 1 has translation MPRLLRDVLCVTETFHKYAREDGDEATLTCRELRRLIQGEFGDILQPRAIHAVQRNLNLLDIDSDGTISFDEFVLAIFNLLKFCYLDIQSLLNSEPRQVSKPEEKPDSMDLQATSETGQWTEETPPTQDKVLFPSGIASSAQLSLNERGAVGHNRIDPQGDTQTHKLPIEEFGHSDPENQHLEGVEQSQEVAQDVPATGDSGAQLETNKPMVGSELISSPTKGEGQDKEIPREGDKPVREQSGTKTREQFGEHKGKLGTQSSPPKETTQRPSEDQEAAAEKGVKEHSKAQELPLEGKDEPSSEHADLPEQAAAWEPFQTQKSTDPEDDSRTAETQEPGKDADRTPPETKNALEPEDDGRTPETQEPPSQEKEYEKKDLPVQGDSRNVSETPNVRAEWKEGRGSEAHGSAGQKESERKSQLPVLEDQKQDGKYQELQASSKARDAEEVSKTRELSSEGVDQNHPEIEGAITPGEEARHAEEGTTESLVSSKNAPAAEGTPGVRERTQELASLENQSGEEDKGVTKTHDKLIEEDDGYHREGPEPTVTQNDEGSSKTPKSLTPEDGDNSSETSDLPVQGNSQSQVDPLRESMQESHNDNPDNQKRVAPGEKNRAQEAVVLAVRGEDDQLTKEGEQPAREEHKSQGSGTKSPGPAVEPSGHPEAQESTAGHENRKSLETQIPGALDADFTDQLSITQLPTKEDSRKEQKFQGPSTKEEEGGVPGTHEAPVNSPDEDNSASPKTHLEETATLEEDDESPQELAGEGNDQPNPAKKGHDSSVPQSGLEERTQRDQEPCSVERGAVYSSPLYEYLQEKITQQADITQEEHQNQTQTARALSQGIELCHDQSSASLTSDSQASQQYTREFLPDEDPTDVQQTSAPQALEDKQGHPQREEPGSQRGESTTKQ, from the coding sequence TGCCATTCATGCTGTGCAGAGAAATTTGAATCTTCTGGATATTGACAGTGATGGCACCATCAGTTTTGATGAATTTGTTCTTGCAATCTTCAACTTGTTGAAATTCTGTTATCTTGATATACAATCATTACTAAATTCAGAACCAAGACAAGTGTCTAAACCAGAGGAAAAGCCAGATAGTATGGATCTTCAGGCAACCAGTGAAACTGGCCAGTGGACAGAGGAAACTCCACCAACTCAAGACAAAGTGCTGTTTCCTTCAGGAATAGCATCATCAGCTCAGCTCAGCCTTAACGAAAGGGGAGCAGTTGGACATAACAGGATAGACCCACAGGGAGACACTCAGACTCACAAACTGCCTATAGAAGAATTTGGGCACAGTGATCCTGAGAACCAACATCTGGAAGGAGTTGAACAGAGCCAGGAAGTGGCCCAAGATGTACCAGCAACAGGAGACAGTGGGGCCCAACTTGAGACAAATAAGCCAATGGTAGGATCAGAACTGATCAGCAGTCCCACAAAGGGGGAGGGACAGGATAAGGAGATTCCAAGGGAGGGAGATAAACCAGTCAGGGAGCAAAGTGGCACTAAGACAAGAGAGCAATTTGGAGAACATAAAGGGAAGTTGGGGACCCAAAGTTCTCCACCAAAAGAGACAACACAGAGGCCATCTGAAGATCAGGAAGCTGCAGCAGAAAAGGGTGTTAAGGAACACTCTAAAGCACAAGAACTTCCACTAGAAGGAAAAGATGAGCCCAGTTCAGAGCATGCTGACCTGCCAGAACAAGCTGCTGCCTGGGAACCATTTCAGACACAGAAATCAACTGATCCTGAGGATGATAGTAGAACAGCTGAGACTCAAGAACCAGGAAAGGATGCTGACAGGACACCACCTGAGACAAAGAATGCACTTGAACCTGAGGATGATGGTAGAACACCTGAGACCCAGGAACCACCATCACaggaaaaagaatatgaaaaaaaggacCTGCCAGTCCAGGGTGATAGCAGAAATGTTTCAGAAACACCCAATGTTAGAGCTGAATGGAAAGAGGGGAGAGGTTCTGAGGCCCATGGGTCAGCAGGgcagaaagaaagtgagagaaaatcTCAGTTACCAGTCCTGGAAGACCAAAAACAGGATGGGAAGTATCAGGAACTCCAGGCATCATCGAAAGCAAGGGATGCTGAAGAAGTTTCTAAGACACGAGAGTTAAGCTCAGAAGGAGTAGATCAGAATCATCCTGAAATTGAAGGAGCAATCACCCCAGGAGAAGAGGCAAGACACGCTGAGGAAGGCACAACAGAATCACTTGTGAGCAGCAAAAATGCCCCTGCAGCAGAAGGGACACCAGGAGTgagagaaagaacacaggagTTGGCATCACTTGAGAACCAGTCTGGAGAAGAAGATAAGGGGGTCACCAAGACTCATGACAAGCTCATTGAAGAGGATGATGGTTACCATAGGGAGGGTCCTGAACCAACAGTCACACAGAATGATGAGGGGTCTTCCAAAACCCCCAAGAGCCTGACTCCAGAGGATGGTGACAACAGCTCAGAGACAAGTGACCTACCTGTGCAAGGGAATTCGCAGAGTCAAGTAGACCCACTCAGAGAGTCCATGCAAGAAAGTCACAATGATAACCCAGATAACCAGAAACGGGTAGCACCAGGTGAGAAAAACAGAGCTCAGGAGGCAGTGGTGCTGGCAGTGAGAGGAGAGGATGACCAGCTCACCAAGGAAGGGGAACAGCCTGCCAGAGAAGAGCACAAGAGTCAGGGCTCAGGGACCAAAAGCCCAGGCCCCGCTGTGGAGCCCAGTGGACACCCAGAGGCACAGGAGTCCACAGCAGGACATGAAAACAGGAAGTCCCTGGAGACACAGATCCCAGGTGCCCTGGATGCAGACTTCACTGACCAGCTTTCCATAACACAGCTCCCTACAAAGGAAGACAGTAGAAAAGAGCAAAAGTTCCAGGGCCCAAGTACCAAAGAAGAGGAAGGTGGAGTACCAGGGACTCATGAGGCTCCAGTAAACAGTCCAGATGAGGACAATTCAGCCTCCCCCAAGACACACCTTGAGGAAACTGCAACATTGGAGGAAGACGATGAAAGCCCCCAAGAGCTGGCAGGTGAAGGTAATGACCAACCAAATCCAGCCAAGAAAGGACATGATTCTTCAGTCCCCCAGTCAGGCCTTGAAGAGAGGACACAGAGGGACCAAGAGCCCTGTTCTGTGGAGAGGGGTGCAGTCTATTCCAGTCCACTGTATGAGTACCTGCAGGAGAAAATAACGCAGCAAGCAGACATAACCCAAGAGGAGCATCAAAATCAAACTCAGACAGCCAGGGCATTGAGCCAGGGCATTGAACTCTGCCATGACCAGTCGAGTGCATCCCTCACCAGTGACAGCCAAGCATCACAGCAGTACACCAGGGAATTTCTGCCTGATGAGGATCCTACTGATGTACAGCAAACATCAGCTCCCCAGGCCTTGGAAGATAAGCAGGGCCACCCTCAGAGAGAGGAACCAGGATCACAAAGGGGTGAGAGCACCACAAAGCAATGA